GACAGGCTGGAGGCCAGCGACCCCTTCGGCCTTCCGCCAGCGCGCGCCTATGTGCTCCTGCTCGTCGACGGCCTGGGCTGGCGCCAGCTCAATCGCCATCTGTCGTCGCTCGCCTATTTCCCCTATCTGATCGGCGACGGCCGACCGATCAGCGCTGCGGTTCCGTCCACGACCGCTGTCTCCCTGACGACGCTGGGCACCGGACTCCCGCCGGGGGAGCACGGCATCGTCGGGTACTCATTCCGCTCCGCGCCCGGGCAGGGGGTGCTCAACGCATTGCAGTGGGGTTCCGATGATCCGGTGCCCGAGGAATTCCAGCCCCATCCGACGTGGTTCGAGCGGCTCAACGACGTGGGGGTGCGGGCGAGCAGCGTGGGACGCGCCCTGTTCGCCGACAGCGGCCTGACCCGTGCCGGATTGCGCGGCGCCCACTATGTCGCGATCCCCGACCATGCGGGGGCTCGTGAGCGCATCGATCGGGTGCTGGCGGCCACGAGCGGGCCGGGCCCGGCGTTCGTCTACCTGTATGAGGGCGACCTTGACCACACGGGCCACGGCCATGGGGTGGATTCACCCGCCTGGCGGGGAGTGCTGGAGCGCATCGACGCAGACCTGTCCGCGCTGCGCGACGCCCTGCCCGCCGACACCTGCGTGCTGGTGACCGGTGACCACGGGATGGTGGATGTGCCGGCGCGCGACCACATCATCATCGAGGACGACGAGCGGCTCGCGACAGGCATCGACATGATCGCCGGTGAGGGACGCTTCCGACAGCTCTACAGCGCCGAGCCCGCGGCGGTGGTCGAGCGTTGGCGTGCGGTGTTGGGCGAGCGCGCCTGGGTCTGCACCCGCGAGGAGGGCATCGCGGCCGGTTGGTTCGGTCCCGAGGTGACCGAACGCGTGCGGGGTCGCCTGGGCGATGTCCTGGTGGCCATGCGGGCCGGCGGTGCCGTGATGACGCGCACGCACCCGGGGGAACTTGGCCTGGTGGGCCAGCACGGCTCGCTGACATCCGAGGAGATGCAGGTGCCACTGCTCATCGATGAGGGCTGGGACAGCTGACCTGACGGGTCGGCCGGAGGGCGCGACCTGCAGCCGACCGCCCCGGCACTTGCGCGGCCGGTGGGCTGCAAGGACTGGGGACCAGGACTGGCGATGGTGCGGTCAGTCCTTGTCGGGGCGGCGCTCCCCGAACATGATCTCGTCCCAGCTCGGAACGGTGGCGCGGTGGCTCTTGCGTCGCTTGGTGGGCTTCTTGGCCGGCTGCGTCGCCGACCCATCGCCGGCGACCAGGGGTTCCTGCCCGCTGGCGGAGTCCTGATGCGCAGCAGCCGGGCGGGGCTTGGCCGGGGCCTTGTCGGGCTCCTTGGCCTTGTCTGCCGATGACCTGCCCCCGGGCCCCTTGGAGGGTGCCTGATCGGCTGACGACGGGTGTGACGCCGGCTTGGCTGCCGACGTGGACGTGGCCGCAGAGGAACGGTCGGCGCCGGAGGCGGTACGGCGCTTGCGCGTCGCCCGGGGCTTCGTCGGCGCGGAGGCGGGGGTGGCGGCCCGGGGCTCATCGGGTGATTCGCGGTGCTGCAGCGCCGCATCGAGGGCGGGCGTCGAGTCGTCGCCCGCGGCGTCCGCCGCGTCGGAGGGCCGGCCGCCCCTCGAGGCCTCCTCACCGGTGTGCACGGCCTCATCGGTGTCCGCGGCGCCGTCACCCAGGCTCACCGGTCGACCCAAGCCCTCATAGACGTGTACGGAATCCTCGTCGAAGCCCGCGAGCATGTCATAGAGGACGTCCATGTCGGAGGTGGGATTCGGCACGATGTCGTAGACGCCGTCCACCTCGCGCAGGCCGTCCTGATCGGTGCCGCTACCCGTTGAGGTGGCGTCGTTGGAGGCGGCCGCTGCGTAGAGCTCCTGGAGGGCACTGCCGTCGCCGATCACCGGCGTCTCGTCGTCCTGGACGGCCCGCACGATGGCCAGTTCGTCATTCAGGTCGATGGTCGGTTCGGCATCAGGGTTCTGGGTGCGGGTGACGGGACTCTCCCCGCGATGCGGGGGCTGGTCGTCGATGAGCCATCGCGCGTCGGCGTTCTCGGCAGTCACGAAGCGACCGCGCGGATCGAAGTCGAACAGCGCCTGGTGGTCGGTCTCGTCCAGGCGGTAGGAGATCCGGATCGTCCAGTGGCGGTCGGCCTGGTCCTCCCGGCGGAAGGCGCCCCACAGGATGGATCCGTCAGGGACCCCCTCGCGGCGCAGCTTGGTGTTGATGAACTGCTCGAGTGGCTGGGGGGTGGGGCCGGAATCGCGACGGGCCTGGGCCACGCGTGCCAGCTCGCTCATGTGATCGCGCTCGGCCAGCACCGGCTCGGCAAAGCCGTCGAGTTCGTCGACACTCACCCCGGCAGCACGGGCCACATCCTCCACAGATTCCCCTGCGCGAATGCGGGACTGGATCTCCCGCGGCGTCAAGGCGCTGTTCATATGGTGTCTCCTGCGTGGTGCTGCGGAAATGCGGCCGTCGGCACGTTCATGTGGTCGTCGATTTGCGTGGCGACGAATACTGGACCAAACCTACCGCGAGCAGGCTGTTCGGGGTCGCGGCACCTGAACCACTGGTATAGGGTCCGGGACCCGCCCGCGGGCGGCGAAGGACCCTCACGTATGCTGCGATTGCGTTTCAGGGAATATCAGGTAGCATGCCGACGTTTGCCGGGCGTGTGCACCTGCTGCGCACCGGCAAGACCGTTAACACGGCACAGATTCGAGAGGCCACGATGGCGACTGATTATGATGCACCCCGCAAGTCCGACGATGAGGCTCGCGAGGACTCACTCGAGGAGCTGAAGAGCCGGCGCAACGACAAGAATTCAGGGAAGGTTGATGAGGATGAAGCTGAGGTCGCCGAGACCTTCGAGCTTCCCGGCGCAGACCTTTCCCACGAAGAACTGACGGTTCGAGTACTTCCCCGTCAGGCTGACGAGTTCACCTGCGCCGGTTGCTTCCTGGTGAAGTCCCGGAGCCAGCTCGCGGAGACCCGCGGCGGCAAGATGTATTGCGTCGACTGCGTCTGAGCGATGAGCCCGCGCGCAGCCTGACCGCCGATTCCCCCTGACGTCCATCCCGCAAGGGAACAGTGGGCGCACGAACCTTGGTTCGTGCGCCCACTGTCATGTCCGGACGGGTTACCCGGCCCCGAGCTCGTCGGCCGCGGCCTCCGAGCGCGTGGCGACGAAGCGCTGCACCAGCAGGGCGAGCGTCCCCAGCAGCAGGGTGCTGCCGATCGACCACGCATAGGCCTTGACGGGCGACACCGTGGGATCTGACGGGTCCGGCGGCTCCTCCCCGGTGACGGTGTGCCATCCGGCGGTGGCCACGCGCTGACCGGCGAAGGCAGCAGCCGCGCCGAGTACTGCACCGAGCACCCTGAACTGCATCTTGGGCTTGGACATATCTCTCCGTTTCATCCAGTCAGACGCCGTGATCGCACCGAATCGGGCGGGCATCTGGTCGCCTCTCCATCCTAGGGAGCCCGCAGCGACCCCGTGGCACCAGCCCGCGCCCGCTCCGGCGCCCTGATGCCGCGCGCGCCCCGCCACCCTGATGCCGCACCCGCGGCATGGCATCGCCGCGATGCGGTGGAGCATGGCCCCCGGACGGCTTCCGGCACGTTAGTCTGGGGCGGGCGCGTGGCGTGATCGGTGCCCGCCACGGTTGCGCGCCGCTGATCGTGGTGCCACGACGCAGCGCAACAGGGCACGACAACTAATTCAAGAGACAAATGGTGGAGCACTCGTGATCTTTGGCAGAAGGAAGCATCGCAAGGCCGACGACGCGGATGAGGTGGAACAGGCCGCCGAGTCCGATGTCGTCGAGGATGCGCAGGCCGTGGCCGCAGGCGACGGGGCCGATGAGTCGGAGCCGATCGACGACGACGAGTCGCTCGATGATGACGAGGCCAGCGACTCCGAGGCCTCCGAGCCCGACGAGTGGGAACAACTGGACGAGTCGCGCGACTGGCGCGCCGATGGCCCCTTCGACATCAGCGAGGTCGACCTGGACGCCGACGATGTGCAGCGCCTCGACTTCGACTCACTGGTGCTCACCCCCTTCGAGGGCATGAACATGCAGCTGCAGGTCAACCAGGAGACCCAGGATGTCCAGGCACTGCTCATCTCGCAGGGGCAGTCAGTACTGGAATTGTCGCTGTTCGCCGCGCCCTCCGACCGCAGCATGCTGCCGCGGGTGCGCCAGGACATGATCGCCAATGTGGAGAGCGCCGGAGGTTCGGCGACGCTCGCCGAGGGTCCCTTCGGCACGGAGATCCGTCGCGTCGTGCCGATCACGGCCGAGAACGGCCAGCACGGCTATCACGTGTCCCGTACCTGGTTCGCCCAGGGCCCCAGGTGGCTGCTGCGTGGCGTTCTGATGGGCGAGGCCGGCATGTCGGAGGGCACCGGCGGCCCGGCCGAGGTGCTCTACGAGTTCTTCGCCAACACGGTGGTACGCCGCGGCGACAAGCCGATGGTCCCCGGAGATCCGATCGCCATGGCGCTGCCGGATGCGATGCGGGCACAGCTGGATGGCCAGGCGGGTGCTCCCCAGGGGCAACAGTGAGCCTTGGCAGCGCCCTGGCGGAATCCGCCGTGGGGCGCTGGCTGCGCCGCCTCCTGCGGTCGAACGAGGAACTCGTCTCCGAGGAGCTCGTGACCCAGGCAGTGAAGTCGGGTGCGACTCCGATCGCCGAGGCACGCGATCGCACCCGCGTCACCGTGCAGGGCACCGTCGCGATCCTGACCATCAATCCCCAGAAGCGCCATTCCTGGCTGGAGGCCGACCTCGTCGACGGTTCCGGCACGCTGGTGCTGCTGTGGATGGGACGCGGGACGATCCCCGGCATCACGGCCGGACGCCGACTGCGCGTCCATGGCCTCATCAGCTCACGCGACGAACGTCGGGTGATGTACAACCCCTCCTATGAACTGCTGGGCTGACCAGCCCTAGCCCTTCGTCACCGGCACCAGGTAATGCGACAGCTCACGCTCGTGTTCCTCGGAAATGGTGAACAACAGCTCGTCACCCACCTCCACCGCGGCATCCTGCTCGGGGGCACGGGAGCGTCCATCCCGCACGATGGCGACCAGCACACCATCGCCGGGGAAGCTGAGGTCGCGCACCCTCTTGCCCACGGCGGGGGAGTCCTCGGGCAGGGTGAGCTCCACCAGGTTCGCCGAGCCCTTCTTGAAGGTCATCAGGCGCACGACGGCACCGACGCTGACGGCCTCCTCGACCAGGGCCGACATGATGCGGGGTGTTGAGACGGCCACGTCCACCCCCCACTGCTCGTCGAACATCCACTCGTTGCTCGGATGGTTGACACGGGCAACGGTGCGTGGCACCCCGAACTCCGTCTTCGCCAACAGGGTGTGCACCAGGTTGGCCTTGTCGTCACCGGTGGTGGCGATCGAGACATCGCAGGTCTGCAGGTCGGCCTCGGCCAGCGAGTCCATCTCGCAGGCATCTGCCAGCAGCCATTCGGCCTCCGGCACGGTGTCGGACTTGATGGCGTGCGGCTCCTTCTCGATGAGCAACACCTCGTGTCCGTTGGCAATCAGCTCACGGGCAATGGAACGACCGACATTGCCGGCCCCGACAATCGAA
The window above is part of the Propionibacterium freudenreichii subsp. freudenreichii genome. Proteins encoded here:
- a CDS encoding alkaline phosphatase family protein; protein product: MSGYPLPEPPSYGRATLAELLPAVAHHLAGDRLEASDPFGLPPARAYVLLLVDGLGWRQLNRHLSSLAYFPYLIGDGRPISAAVPSTTAVSLTTLGTGLPPGEHGIVGYSFRSAPGQGVLNALQWGSDDPVPEEFQPHPTWFERLNDVGVRASSVGRALFADSGLTRAGLRGAHYVAIPDHAGARERIDRVLAATSGPGPAFVYLYEGDLDHTGHGHGVDSPAWRGVLERIDADLSALRDALPADTCVLVTGDHGMVDVPARDHIIIEDDERLATGIDMIAGEGRFRQLYSAEPAAVVERWRAVLGERAWVCTREEGIAAGWFGPEVTERVRGRLGDVLVAMRAGGAVMTRTHPGELGLVGQHGSLTSEEMQVPLLIDEGWDS
- the sepH gene encoding septation protein SepH; the protein is MRRHANRRPHERADGRISAAPRRRHHMNSALTPREIQSRIRAGESVEDVARAAGVSVDELDGFAEPVLAERDHMSELARVAQARRDSGPTPQPLEQFINTKLRREGVPDGSILWGAFRREDQADRHWTIRISYRLDETDHQALFDFDPRGRFVTAENADARWLIDDQPPHRGESPVTRTQNPDAEPTIDLNDELAIVRAVQDDETPVIGDGSALQELYAAAASNDATSTGSGTDQDGLREVDGVYDIVPNPTSDMDVLYDMLAGFDEDSVHVYEGLGRPVSLGDGAADTDEAVHTGEEASRGGRPSDAADAAGDDSTPALDAALQHRESPDEPRAATPASAPTKPRATRKRRTASGADRSSAATSTSAAKPASHPSSADQAPSKGPGGRSSADKAKEPDKAPAKPRPAAAHQDSASGQEPLVAGDGSATQPAKKPTKRRKSHRATVPSWDEIMFGERRPDKD
- a CDS encoding DUF4193 domain-containing protein, coding for MATDYDAPRKSDDEAREDSLEELKSRRNDKNSGKVDEDEAEVAETFELPGADLSHEELTVRVLPRQADEFTCAGCFLVKSRSQLAETRGGKMYCVDCV
- a CDS encoding DUF4235 domain-containing protein, whose product is MSKPKMQFRVLGAVLGAAAAFAGQRVATAGWHTVTGEEPPDPSDPTVSPVKAYAWSIGSTLLLGTLALLVQRFVATRSEAAADELGAG
- a CDS encoding DUF3710 domain-containing protein produces the protein MIFGRRKHRKADDADEVEQAAESDVVEDAQAVAAGDGADESEPIDDDESLDDDEASDSEASEPDEWEQLDESRDWRADGPFDISEVDLDADDVQRLDFDSLVLTPFEGMNMQLQVNQETQDVQALLISQGQSVLELSLFAAPSDRSMLPRVRQDMIANVESAGGSATLAEGPFGTEIRRVVPITAENGQHGYHVSRTWFAQGPRWLLRGVLMGEAGMSEGTGGPAEVLYEFFANTVVRRGDKPMVPGDPIAMALPDAMRAQLDGQAGAPQGQQ
- a CDS encoding OB-fold nucleic acid binding domain-containing protein translates to MSLGSALAESAVGRWLRRLLRSNEELVSEELVTQAVKSGATPIAEARDRTRVTVQGTVAILTINPQKRHSWLEADLVDGSGTLVLLWMGRGTIPGITAGRRLRVHGLISSRDERRVMYNPSYELLG
- a CDS encoding potassium channel family protein is translated as MRISIVGAGNVGRSIARELIANGHEVLLIEKEPHAIKSDTVPEAEWLLADACEMDSLAEADLQTCDVSIATTGDDKANLVHTLLAKTEFGVPRTVARVNHPSNEWMFDEQWGVDVAVSTPRIMSALVEEAVSVGAVVRLMTFKKGSANLVELTLPEDSPAVGKRVRDLSFPGDGVLVAIVRDGRSRAPEQDAAVEVGDELLFTISEEHERELSHYLVPVTKG